GCTGACCAGGTAACCCTGCATCACGTCGCATTGCAGCGCGAGCAGGTGCGCGGCCTGCTCGATCTCCTCGACGCCCTCGGCGATCACCTCCAGGCCGAGGCTGTGACCCATCGCGATCACCGCCTTGACGATCGAGGCATTGCCGCGGTTGCGCGTCATGTTGCGCACGAACGAGATGTCGATCTTGAGCTTGTGCACCTCGAGCTGCTGCAGGTAGGCCAGCGACGAGTAGCCGGTGCCGAAATCGTCGATCGACAGCTGCACCCCCAGCGCCCGCAGATCGGCCAGCAGCTTGAACGAACGTTCGCGCTCGAACATCACGAAGCTTTCGGTGATCTCGAGCTCGAGCCGGTCGGGCGCGATGCCGGTGGCCGCCAGGGTGCGGCGCACCGTGTCGAGCAGGCCCCCGCTGCTGATCTGCACCGCCGAGATGTTGACGGCGGTCTGCCGCGGCGCGACGCCGGCGTCCGACCAGTGCCGGATCTGCTCGCAGGCGGCGCGCAGCACCCAGTCGCCCAGCTCGATGATCAGGCCGCATTCCTCGGCCAGCGGGATGAAGGCGCCGGGCGCGATCCAGCCGCGCTGCGGGTGCCGCCAGCGCAGCAGCGCCTCGACACCGACGATGCGACCGCTGCGCAGGTCGACCTGCGGCTGGTAGTGCAAGGCCAGTTCGCCCTGCTGCAAGGCGCGGCGCAGGTCGGCTTCGAGCGACAGCCGCTCGCGGGCGCGGATGGTCAGTTCGGGCGAGAAGAAGCGCAGCACGTTGCGGCCCTGCGCCTTGGCGCGGTGCAGGGCGGCGTCGGCGCTGTTGAGCAGCGATTCGGCCGCCGGGCCGTCGGCCGGGTATTGCGCGATGCCGATGCACGCGCCGATGTAGGCCGACTGCGCGCCCAGCTGATACGAGTGCGACAGCGCATTGATGATGCGCTGCGCCACCAGGTCGATGCCCAGGCCGGCCACATCGTGCTCGACGATGACGTTGAACTCGTCGCCGCCCACCCGCGCCACCGCGTCGACGCCGGGCAGCAGCTCGCGCAGGCGCCGCGCCACCTCGATCAGCAGCTGGTCGCCGGCGCTGCGGCCGAGGCTTTCGTTGATGGTCTTGAAGCCGTCGAGGTTGATGAACAGCAGCGAGAACTCGCCGCGGCTGTGCGCCGCCTTCTGCACCGCCTGATCGAGGAACTCGGTGAACAGCGCCCGGTTGGGCAGGCCCGTGAGCGCATCGCGGTGGGTGACGTAGTCGAGCTGCTGCTCGGCCTGGCGGCGCTGCGTGATGTCGCCATACGAGCCGCGCAGCCCGAGCAGCTGGCCGGCCGGGCTGAACACCGGCTTGACCACGTGTTCGAGCCAGCGCTCGCCGCCGTCGCGGGTGCGGATGCGCAGCACCGTGGCCGAGGCTTCGCCCGGCACGGCGCGCGCCTGCTGCGCCGCCCACTGCGTGCGGTCGTCGGGATGGATGATCGACGCCATCAGCGCCGGATCGGCGAAGAAGTCGGCCGGGCTGTAGCCGGACACGTCGCCGCAGGCCGGCGAGACATACAGGTGGCTGCCGTCGGGGGCGACCCAGTATTCCCAGTTGGGCGAGTACTCGGCCAGGATGCGGTATTTCTCTTCGCTCTTCTCGAGCAGCGCGGTGCGCTGCGCCACCAGTTCCTCGAGGCAGCGCTGCAGCCGGCTGAGCTCGATGTGGGTGCGCACGCGGGCGCGCACCTCGTCGATGTCGAAGGGCTTGGTGATGTAGTCGGCCGCGCCCAGGCCGAAGCCCTGCACCTTCTTCTCGCTGGCGTCCACGACGGTGACGAAGATCACCGGCAGGCGCGGCCCCAGCGGCAGCGCCTTGATGCGCCGGCAGACCTCGTAGCCGTCCATGTCGGGCATCACGATGTCGAGCAGCACCAGGTCGGGCGGGTCGTCGCCCTGCACGATCTGCAGCGCCTTCGGCCCGGAGCTGGCCACCGTGATGCGGTATTCGTCGCGCAGCGCCTCGATCAGTTCGTGGATGTTGTCGGGCACGTCGTCGACCACCAGCAGCGTCGGCCGCCGCGTACCGGCGCGGGCGCAGGCGATCTCGGCCTGCAGCGGATGGCGGCGGTGGCGCCGCAGCTCGAGCTGGGTGGCGATGCGCAGGCGCAGCAGGTCGGGATTGACCGGCTTGGTGATGTAGTCGGCCACGCCGAGCTTGAGGCCGCGCGCCTCGTCGGCCGCCTCGGTCAGCGCGGTGACGAAGATCACGGGAATCGCCGCCGTGGCCGGGTCGGCCTTGAGGTGCGACAGCACCGAATAGCCGTCCATGCCCGGCATCTTGATGTCGAGCAGGATCATGTCGGGCTGCGGCTGGGCGCGCGCCAGCGCGAGGGCCTTTTCGCCGCTGGTGGCGGCCACGATGGCGTGATCGCTGCGCAGGATGTTCATCAGCGCGTGCAGGTTCTCCGGCACGTCGTCGACGATCAGGATGCGGGCACGTGGCGCGGCGGTGTCGGTCATGGCTCGGGCTGGGTCAAGGAGGGAGTGGACAGGCGCTCGCGCAAGGCATTGACCAGGGCCAGCGCCTCGTCGATCTCGAAGACATCGGCCTTGGCGGCGATCTCGCGGATGGCGGCCTCGTTCTCGTCGCCGGTCAGTGCGGCGCGCAATTCGGACAGCGGCTCGTCGGCATCGCCCAGGTCATGCGACAGGGCCTGCGCCAGGCGATCGAGCCGCTCGACGATCGCAGCCCGGCTCAAGGCCTGGTGCGGCGCCACCGGCACGCCCGCGCCGGGTTGCGCCAGCGCGTCGATGTCGGCGTGAACCTGCCGCAGCGCGGCCTCGAGCCGGTCGAGCATCGGCGCGTCGGGCCGGATCCGGCGCTTGAGCTGCGCATCGACCTCCACCAGCAGCTGGTGCAACGCCACCGCGCCGATGTTGCCGGCCACGCCGGTGAGCGCATGGCAGGCGGTCTCGGCGGCCACCTCGTCGTCGCGTTCGAGCAGCCGGCGCAGTTCGACGACCGCATCCGCGTGGTTTTCGCGGAAGCGGCGCAGCTGGCGGCGATAGGCCTCGACCTTGCCGCCGATGCGGCGCACGCCCTCGTGCGCGTCCAGGCTCGCCAGGGCGGCCAGATCGGCCGGCAAGGCCGGCGCGGATGCAGCGGCGGGCAGCGGCATGCGGCCGCGCCGCCCGGCCGGCAGCTGCACCCAGCGCGTCAGCACGCTCAGCAGGCGATCGGGCGCGATCGGCTTGGTGACATGGTCGTTCATGCCCGCCGCCCGGCTGCGCTGGGCGTCCTGCGCCATGGCAAGCGCCGTCATCGCGATGATCGGCAGGGTGGCCAGCCGCTCGTGGCCGGGCTGGGCGCCGAGCGCGCGGATGGCTCGCGCGGCCTCGAGTCCGTCCATCACCGGCATCTGGATGTCCATCAGCACGGCGTCGTAGGCCTGCTGCTGCACGCGCTCGAGCGCCTGCGCGCCGTCGACCGCCTCGTCGACCTCGATGCCTTCGCTGCGCAGGAACTCGCTGGCGAATTCGCGGTTGATGTCGTTGTCCTCGACCAGCAGCAGCTGCGCGCCGGCCAGCTGCCCCGCGCCGGCCGACGGCACCGCCGGCCCCGCCGCGTCGGTCGAGCCGAACAGGCGGCCGCGACCCAGCACCGACAGCAGGGTGTCGAGCAGGGTCGACGGCGAAACCGGCTTGATCAGGAACCCGTCCACGCCCGCCTGCTCGGCCAGCCGCACCACCTGCTCGCGGCCGTGCACCGTCACCATGACGACCTTGGGCTGCGAGCGGATCTGCGGGTCGACGTGCAGGCGCTGCGTGACCTCGTCGCCGTTCATGCCGGGCATGCGCCAGTCCATCAGCACCAGGTCGTAGGGATGCTCGGTCGCGGCCCGCAGTGCCGCCAGCGCCGCCTCGCCGCCCGCGGCGACGCCGACGTCGAGCTGGAAGTAGCGCAGCATCTCGGCCATGATCTCGCGCGAGACGTCGTTGTCGTCGACCACCAGCACCCGCACGCCCTTGAGCAGCGGCCCGACCTGCTCGACCCGGTCGAGCCGGTGTGCGCGGCTCTCGGCGGCGATGCGCAGCGGCAGGGTGAAGCACATCGTCGTGCCGCGGCCGGGCAGGGTGTCCTCGATCCAGATCCGCCCGCCCATCAGCTCGACCAGCTGCTTGCTGATCGCCAGGCCCAGGCCGGTGCCGCCGAAGCGGCGGGTGGTGCTCTGGTCGGCCTGGCTGAACTTCTCGAACAGCCGGTGCTGCACCTCGGGGGCGATGCCGATGCCGGTGTCGCGCACGTTGACCTGCACGGTGATCTCGCCGGGGCGGCTGGGCAGGGCCCGGAACGCCAGCTCGACCTCGCCGTGTTCGGTGAACTTGACGGCGTTGCCGCACAGGTTGAGCAGCACCTGGCCCAGCCGCAGCGGGTCGCCGATCAGGGCCGGCGGGATCGCCGGGTCGTAGCGGATCAGGAACTCGATGCCCTTGTGCGCCGCCTGGTGGCCGACCGCGTCGGTGAGCATTTCCAGCACGCCGTCGAGCCTGAACTCGACGCGTTCGATGTCGAGCTTGCCGGCCTCGATCTTCGACAGGTCGAGGATGTCGTTGATGACGCCCAGCAGCGCATGCGCCGCGTTCTGCGCCTTGCCGAGGTAGTTGCGCACCGACGGCGCCAGATCGCTCTTGAGCGCCAGGTACAGCATGCCCAGGATCGCGTTGATCGGGGTGCGGATCTCGTGGCTCATGTTGGCCAGGAACTCGCCCTTGGCCCGGCTCGCCGCCTCGGCCACGTCGGTGGCGCGCTGCAGCTCGACGGTGCGCTCGGCCACGCTGTGCTCGAGGTTCTGGTTGAGCGCATCGAGCCGGCGCATCGAGTCGTGCAGCCGCGCCTGGCTGTCGTTGAGCGCATCGACCAGCGCGCCGAGCTCGTCCGGATACGGATAGGCGATCGCCTCGACCGGCGTCGTCTCGTCCTTGCGGTAGCGCCAGCCCGCCACCGTCCGGGCCATGCGCGTGACCTCCTTGGACAGGCGGTGACGCACGGTCCACGAGAACATCAGCCACAGCCCGGTGGTGACGACGATCGAGTTCAGCAGCACCACCAGCAGGCCGTACTTGGTGCGGTCCCACAGCACCTGCGGGCCCGAATACAGGTGCAGGTGGCCGATCAGCCGCGCCGGGCGCGTCGACACGGCACGCGCCAGCGGCACCGTCTGCCAGGCGTGGGCGGCCGACACGCCGCCCGGACCGGCAGGCAAGGCCGCGGCGTCGGGCAGTTCGCCGTCGCTGACCAGCAGCGC
This portion of the Leptothrix cholodnii SP-6 genome encodes:
- a CDS encoding two-component system response regulator; translation: MTDTAAPRARILIVDDVPENLHALMNILRSDHAIVAATSGEKALALARAQPQPDMILLDIKMPGMDGYSVLSHLKADPATAAIPVIFVTALTEAADEARGLKLGVADYITKPVNPDLLRLRIATQLELRRHRRHPLQAEIACARAGTRRPTLLVVDDVPDNIHELIEALRDEYRITVASSGPKALQIVQGDDPPDLVLLDIVMPDMDGYEVCRRIKALPLGPRLPVIFVTVVDASEKKVQGFGLGAADYITKPFDIDEVRARVRTHIELSRLQRCLEELVAQRTALLEKSEEKYRILAEYSPNWEYWVAPDGSHLYVSPACGDVSGYSPADFFADPALMASIIHPDDRTQWAAQQARAVPGEASATVLRIRTRDGGERWLEHVVKPVFSPAGQLLGLRGSYGDITQRRQAEQQLDYVTHRDALTGLPNRALFTEFLDQAVQKAAHSRGEFSLLFINLDGFKTINESLGRSAGDQLLIEVARRLRELLPGVDAVARVGGDEFNVIVEHDVAGLGIDLVAQRIINALSHSYQLGAQSAYIGACIGIAQYPADGPAAESLLNSADAALHRAKAQGRNVLRFFSPELTIRARERLSLEADLRRALQQGELALHYQPQVDLRSGRIVGVEALLRWRHPQRGWIAPGAFIPLAEECGLIIELGDWVLRAACEQIRHWSDAGVAPRQTAVNISAVQISSGGLLDTVRRTLAATGIAPDRLELEITESFVMFERERSFKLLADLRALGVQLSIDDFGTGYSSLAYLQQLEVHKLKIDISFVRNMTRNRGNASIVKAVIAMGHSLGLEVIAEGVEEIEQAAHLLALQCDVMQGYLVSKPLPVDDITRLLESFEPIVIPVDETLAIGGLKPQA
- a CDS encoding hybrid sensor histidine kinase/response regulator, translating into MTGRQTLARRLLYSMLPWYLLLSLTVTGVQMAIQTVTVRAAIVDDLASLGRTVEPGITDAVWELDIPRLAALSRGVRQNAIVTAVQVRSDNGALLVSDGELPDAAALPAGPGGVSAAHAWQTVPLARAVSTRPARLIGHLHLYSGPQVLWDRTKYGLLVVLLNSIVVTTGLWLMFSWTVRHRLSKEVTRMARTVAGWRYRKDETTPVEAIAYPYPDELGALVDALNDSQARLHDSMRRLDALNQNLEHSVAERTVELQRATDVAEAASRAKGEFLANMSHEIRTPINAILGMLYLALKSDLAPSVRNYLGKAQNAAHALLGVINDILDLSKIEAGKLDIERVEFRLDGVLEMLTDAVGHQAAHKGIEFLIRYDPAIPPALIGDPLRLGQVLLNLCGNAVKFTEHGEVELAFRALPSRPGEITVQVNVRDTGIGIAPEVQHRLFEKFSQADQSTTRRFGGTGLGLAISKQLVELMGGRIWIEDTLPGRGTTMCFTLPLRIAAESRAHRLDRVEQVGPLLKGVRVLVVDDNDVSREIMAEMLRYFQLDVGVAAGGEAALAALRAATEHPYDLVLMDWRMPGMNGDEVTQRLHVDPQIRSQPKVVMVTVHGREQVVRLAEQAGVDGFLIKPVSPSTLLDTLLSVLGRGRLFGSTDAAGPAVPSAGAGQLAGAQLLLVEDNDINREFASEFLRSEGIEVDEAVDGAQALERVQQQAYDAVLMDIQMPVMDGLEAARAIRALGAQPGHERLATLPIIAMTALAMAQDAQRSRAAGMNDHVTKPIAPDRLLSVLTRWVQLPAGRRGRMPLPAAASAPALPADLAALASLDAHEGVRRIGGKVEAYRRQLRRFRENHADAVVELRRLLERDDEVAAETACHALTGVAGNIGAVALHQLLVEVDAQLKRRIRPDAPMLDRLEAALRQVHADIDALAQPGAGVPVAPHQALSRAAIVERLDRLAQALSHDLGDADEPLSELRAALTGDENEAAIREIAAKADVFEIDEALALVNALRERLSTPSLTQPEP